The proteins below are encoded in one region of Hordeum vulgare subsp. vulgare chromosome 3H, MorexV3_pseudomolecules_assembly, whole genome shotgun sequence:
- the LOC123440361 gene encoding uncharacterized protein LOC123440361, with protein MGNCFKLQRAAESWVDDEEWEVDMTTGGNKNEVKVAGEKTGRVEVKIRVTKRQVQELLQQAARDGKGKRATEKVLADLINSGTVCYHDDHETRCHWRPSLQSITEADEP; from the coding sequence ATGGGGAACTGCTTCAAGCTGCAGCGCGCCGCCGAGTCGTGGGTGGACGACGAGGAGTGGGAGGTGGACATGACGACGGGGGGGAACAAGAACGAGGTCAAGGTGGCCGGCGAGAAGACGGGGCGGGTGGAGGTGAAGATCAGGGTGACCAAGAGGCAGGTCCAGGAGCTGCTGCAGCAGGCCGCCCGGGACGGCAAGGGGAAGAGGGCCACGGAGAAGGTGCTGGCGGATCTCATCAACTCCGGCACGGTGTGCTACCACGACGATCACGAGACGAGGTGCCACTGGCGGCCGTCGCTGCAGAGCATCACCGAGGCCGACGAGCCTTGA
- the LOC123444605 gene encoding uncharacterized protein LOC123444605: MGNCAITHQAASWADDGEWELPSPGDDDEGRAEEKKERVSEVTIRISKRQLQELVDKRAADDGHGHIWKSRRSASELLTDIMNAGEVHHHVEHCRAAHWKPALQSIPEAVES; this comes from the coding sequence ATGGGGAACTGCGCCATCACGCACCAGGCCGCGTCGTGGGCGGACGACGGCGAGTGGGAGCTGCCGTCGccgggcgacgacgacgaggggcgcgcggaggagaagaaggagcgcgTCAGCGAGGTGACCATCAGGATCAGCAAGCGGCAGCTGCAGGAGCTGGTGGACAAGAGGGCCGCCGACGACGGGCACGGCCACATCTGGAAGAGCCGGCGGTCGGCGTCTGAGCTTCTGACGGACATCATGAACGCCGGGGAGGTACACCACCACGTCGAGCACTGCAGGGCGGCGCACTGGAAGCCCGCTCTCCAGAGCATCCCGGAGGCCGTGGAGTCGTGA